The Candidatus Nomurabacteria bacterium genome segment TTATTAGTGCGCACACTGCGTGCAGTCACCAGTGATGGTAAGTCTTGACTTAAGTACCAACGAATCAACTTGTTTTTGTAATTCATTGCGGCTCTGCTGGCTAATAGTTATATCCTTAATGCCATAGCAGGCTTCACACACAAAATGATCATGTGGTGATGTGTTGGCATCGATTATTTTTGATCCATTTATTTCAGGCCCATAGGCTAATATACCTGCACTAATGAGGCGCGATGTAATCCTATGAACTGTCGTTGCAGATAGATCTGGCAAATCAGCTCTTACTTCGTTCAATATCTCAGAATTGGTTGCATGATGCAGCTTGCGTGCAGTAAACAACACTTGTCTTGTCTGATAGGTCATTCTTAGTTGCATAATTAACTTGCAGTATAGCAGTTTTGTGTGTATTATACAATTGTAAACAATTTACAATAAGAAAGGGCATACATGGCTAAGTCAATTACAGTATACACAACTGCAACATGTGGTTTTTGTCACATGTTAAAAAAATTTTTAGACGATAATAAATTTCCTTATACGGAAAAGCGCGTAGACCAAGACTACACAGCAGCGCAAGAAATGATTAAAAAAAGTGGTCAAATGGGCGTTCCCTTTACGGTTATCTCTGACGGTAAAGACAGCGAACAAGGAATCCTTGGGTTTGATGTACAGCAACTTCAAAAAGCATTAATAAGCTAAATGAATATGAAAAAAGTACTCGTTATTATATCTGTGGTTATTGTTGCAGCTGTTGGGTTGTGGATACTTCTACCCGATAGTTCAAACGCTAATGCTACTAACCAAACATCAGAAGCACAATCTCAACTCAACCCTGCCCAGACAGCAGTCGCTGGTGTAAAAAGTGGTACTGCGTATATATACGACGTTCGTACACCAGAAGAATTTGCTACGAAACACGTAGAAGGTGCTATAAATTTCAATGTAGAAACTATGCAATCGGGTGAATTACCTTCCGTCGCTAAAGACTCCACAATTTACGTCTATTGCAGAAGCGGCAATCGTTCAAACCAAGCAGCAGCCATACTAAAAACCAACGGTTTTACCAACGTCACCGATTTAGGTGGGCTTGACGACTTGTCTAAAGCTGGCGTCTTGTAGCAATAATCTAGACCAAAAATGAGCGAACGTGCGATTGCATGATTCGCTCTTTTTGTATTGGTACAACGAGCACAGGTTTTGAGCGAGTTCTTGGCTGCAAAGCAGTTATTTTTTTATTGCTTATTTCTTCTAGGTTGAGCTTGGGGGTAATAACAAGTCCTAGATATTCTAATCCATCAACAATTCGTTTTCGGATGAGTGCAGATTGCATAGCTGTAGGGCCTGCGAAAACAAGCCCATCGATACCTTGCAGTGAAGCAACCATCTGTGCGATAGCTTGCCGTGCGCTGTATACATACATGCTTACAGCAAGCTCTGCCCTATGATCACCAGCCGATTCTTTTTCAATTAACGCAAGTATGTCACTGCTACTGCCGCTAATGCCATATAATCCTGCATTGTTTGCAAGCTCATGACCAAGCTGATTGGGCGATACGTTTTTCTTTTTAGCAAGTGCGAGGCCTGTAGTATAAGAAAGTGAACCCGCTTGTGTCGCCATCATCATACCTTCGCTATTTGAAAAACCCATCGTGGTATCTATACTCTTTCTGTTAAACAACGCCGTGGCGCTACTTTGGTTGCCTAAGTAGCAAACCACCACTTTATTGAGTGTTGCATACTGAGAACCTTTTAGTTGCATACGCACCGATTCTAGTGCAATACCGTTATAACCAAACCGTTTAATATCGTATGTGTCTGCGTCTTCGAGCGATATCGCGTAATTCCATGCATAGTCAGGTTTTGTAACGTGAAACGCACTATCAGACACGCCAATAATCTTTGCCCTAGGTAATAGCTGCTTGATGCTGTATATTTCTTTTAGTTGCTCTTCCAGCTGCGTCGGAGAGGCTATTTTTAGCTGTTCTAATATAGTAATCTCATAGTCGTTTATGGGTCTGTCCTGTAAGAAATAGCCGCCTGGTGCGCTTATTTGTATTCCAACACCAGCAATATCTTGGGCTGAATCAATAACGCCCTGTTCAATCAGTGTAGCGAACACCTGGCTAAGGCACTCATGCCTATCACCACCTGCAAACTGTGTGTCAAATACCGTCTCTTTATGGCGAATATGAAACCTAGACTCACCACTAGTATGCACAATATCTACATTTGCTAATTCGTTTCCTCTTCTAAATACGCTATATGTTTTTATAGAGCTATCGCTGCTACAAACAAGTATTATTGGTTCTGTTGCCATTGGTTACTTTCTATTACAGCTAGGTGTGTCGCATTCGTAGATACAACAAAAGTTTCACTAGTTTGCAATGTATTTTCCACCTATATCTATATTAGTTTTCACTACCAGTATACACTGCTTATGCTTGGTTGCTAAGGCTAAATAATGATGATTCTGCCACAAAGCAACCAGTTACTACATTGTTAGGCATTCATTATTGTAGTGTTAGTCTTGGCAAGTCCCACGCCGTCACCATGCCGGCTATTGGTTCTGATGATTTGCCAGATTTAGTCACAAAAATTGCACCCAATCGCCTACCCTCTTGTAAAGCTTGCTCAAAACGTTTTTTCACATCTAGTACGACCATCGTGTGGGGCACAAATTCATAATCATTGAATTTATTTCCAGACTGGTCAAGCCAAGTAGTCAGCTCGCTTATAGTGTGCTCAGTTGTCAATGTTCGATTCTTCACGACTCGCTGTGCTATCCATCGTAGTATTGCACTTTCACTCAGCACTCCGACAAATGTATCACCATCGTATACGGGTACATGAGTGTATACATTCTGGAACATTTTTTGGGCTGTTTCGTAAACATAGTCTTCCAATTTTGCTATATAAACAGGTGTTGTCATGACGTCAGCTATTTTGATTGGATGTTCAATCATATTTCGTATATGTGCCATGCGCTCAACCACAAAGCTATGCGGTTCGGCAATAATAGCGTTATCTTCTGGGGTACGATTATGGATAATGGCATTTCTGAGTTCACCATATTCACGCAAATCTGCAGCGTAATAGCGTATCACCGATTGTTGTCTTTCTGCTTTAGTGACTAATTGCAAAAAAGTTTCGTATTGTCCCTGCGAACCATATGCGCGACGTAAATATCGTTCGATGGCAATATAGTGGCCTAAAAACTGTTCTGCATTTGTCATTATTATATTAACTATAGCAAATACCACCCTTACTTGGGTGGTATTGTGTTATAAGCTAGCTGGTTTGTACTTATTTAGATTTCTTAATTGCAATCTTTTTAGGCTCTGGCAATGCCTTAAATGGTACCACCACCTTAAGCACACCTTTATCAAAATGTGCTTCTATCTTATCTTCGTTCGCTACTTGTGGTAAATGTATTCGCCTGTAAAAACTGCTGCTACTTTCTCTCACGACATATTTCTTTTTCTTATCTTCTTCTTTTTCATGCTTTTCAGCTTGTATTTCCAAAACACCGTTATCTGCCCGTACTTCTACATCTTTTTCGTCAAAATTTGGCAGATGTGCTTCTACCGTAAGTTGTTTGTCGCCTTCTGTATAAATATCTGTGGTAGGCATTTGTAAACCCTTAAAAGGTGTAAACCAATCATCACCAAAAAATTGTTTTTGTAAAGATTGCATTTCTGCAAACGGATCAAATTTTACTATACTGCTCATAATAACCTCCTTAATACTTATTAGTTAGTTATTTTTTAGAAGAGTCTGCCCGTTTTATTTCAAGCAGGCTTTCTATTGTTAGTATACAAAAATTAGCACTCTGCTGTCAAGAGTGCTAATTTGCTGTATACTAACAGTATGACATCAGCAATATCTTTAGAATCAGCATTTAAGCGTGCGCCACGCGCTGATTTTTTGCCAAGTAACGTAAAAGATGACGCCAATATAGATGCTCCATTGCCTATTGGGTTCGGACAAACAAATAGCCAGCCAAGCACTGTTTACAATATGCTCAACTGGCTACAGGTAGAACCTGGTAATAATGTTTTAGATGTAGGCGCAGGTTCGGGCTGGACAACAGCTTTACTGGCATACTTAGTCGGTAAAGAAGGACATGTTACTGCAACAGAAATTGTGCCAGAATTAGCTACTTTTGGTAGGCACAATTGTCAAAGCGTGCCACTGCAAAATATCACATTCTTAACTGCAAAAGAGCAACTAGGGTATAAAAACAATGCACCATACGACAGAATATTGGTGAGCGCAGCTGCCAAAACAATACCAGAAGAGTTAGTAAGCCAGCTGTCTAGTGACGGTATCATGGTAATACCACTGCAGAGCAGCATTATGGTAATAACAAAAACTAACAGTACACTAACGATTGACGAACATCCAGGGTACGCTTTTGTACCCCTTATAAATTAGGTTTTGCGTTTACGCTGGTTGTGGTTGAGTTCTTTTTTGCGCAATCGCAGGTTTTTTGGAGTAACTTCAAGCAGTTCATCATTTTCTATAAAATCAATACACTGTTCTAGGCTCATCGTAACTGGTGGGGTAAGCTGTACAACGCCATCGGACGAAGAACTACGCATATTGGTAAGATGTTTTTCTTTGGCAACATTAATCTCTAAATCACCACTGCGCGTATTAAGGCCAATAATTTGCCCGGCGTAAACATTCGCGCCCGGGCCTATAAAGCAGGTACCTCTTTCTTGTGCAGTTTGCAGGGCATACGGTGTTGCCGTGCCCTGTTCCCAGGCTATCAATACACCATTACGTAGTTGGCGCAAATCTGCACCCAGAGGTTCATAACCAGCACTAATACTATTCATAATTACGGTGCCTTTTGTGCTCGTTAAAAGCACGTTGCGCATTCCAAGCATGGCGCGTGTAGGCATTACGTAGGTTAGTCGCATGGCGCCACTACTTGTAGTGTGTTGTGATTGTAGCTCAGCGCGCCGCGTGCCTAGTTCCATCTGTACGGCTCCAACATGTTCGCTTGGCACTTCAATTGTAACGTGTTCGATGGGTTCTTTAACGACACCATCTTCGTTCATGGTAACTACCTGTGGACGACCAACCTCGAACTCGTAGCCTTCACGACGCATTGCTTCTATTAAAACGCTCAAGTGGAGTTCACCACGGCCAGATACCTTAAACCCAAGACCCTCTTGTTCTACCCGAAGACCGACATTAGTCTCGAGCTCTTTTTGCAACCGATCACTAATTTGTCGTGTTGTCGTAAAATCACCTTCTTTGCCTTTAAATGGACTCGTATTGGGCCCTAGGTATATCTGTAATGTTGGAGGTTCTATGGCAATGACTGGCAACGCTTCTGGGTGG includes the following:
- a CDS encoding transcriptional repressor; amino-acid sequence: MQLRMTYQTRQVLFTARKLHHATNSEILNEVRADLPDLSATTVHRITSRLISAGILAYGPEINGSKIIDANTSPHDHFVCEACYGIKDITISQQSRNELQKQVDSLVLKSRLTITGDCTQCAH
- a CDS encoding glutaredoxin family protein, producing MAKSITVYTTATCGFCHMLKKFLDDNKFPYTEKRVDQDYTAAQEMIKKSGQMGVPFTVISDGKDSEQGILGFDVQQLQKALIS
- a CDS encoding rhodanese-like domain-containing protein; amino-acid sequence: MKKVLVIISVVIVAAVGLWILLPDSSNANATNQTSEAQSQLNPAQTAVAGVKSGTAYIYDVRTPEEFATKHVEGAINFNVETMQSGELPSVAKDSTIYVYCRSGNRSNQAAAILKTNGFTNVTDLGGLDDLSKAGVL
- a CDS encoding CBS domain-containing protein — translated: MTNAEQFLGHYIAIERYLRRAYGSQGQYETFLQLVTKAERQQSVIRYYAADLREYGELRNAIIHNRTPEDNAIIAEPHSFVVERMAHIRNMIEHPIKIADVMTTPVYIAKLEDYVYETAQKMFQNVYTHVPVYDGDTFVGVLSESAILRWIAQRVVKNRTLTTEHTISELTTWLDQSGNKFNDYEFVPHTMVVLDVKKRFEQALQEGRRLGAIFVTKSGKSSEPIAGMVTAWDLPRLTLQ
- a CDS encoding Hsp20/alpha crystallin family protein encodes the protein MSSIVKFDPFAEMQSLQKQFFGDDWFTPFKGLQMPTTDIYTEGDKQLTVEAHLPNFDEKDVEVRADNGVLEIQAEKHEKEEDKKKKYVVRESSSSFYRRIHLPQVANEDKIEAHFDKGVLKVVVPFKALPEPKKIAIKKSK
- a CDS encoding protein-L-isoaspartate O-methyltransferase; this translates as MTSAISLESAFKRAPRADFLPSNVKDDANIDAPLPIGFGQTNSQPSTVYNMLNWLQVEPGNNVLDVGAGSGWTTALLAYLVGKEGHVTATEIVPELATFGRHNCQSVPLQNITFLTAKEQLGYKNNAPYDRILVSAAAKTIPEELVSQLSSDGIMVIPLQSSIMVITKTNSTLTIDEHPGYAFVPLIN
- the typA gene encoding translational GTPase TypA; amino-acid sequence: MHTPDKIRNIAVIAHVDHGKTTIVDGFLKQSHTFRDNQAEMQQTLLMDSGDQERERGITITAKITAVHWNDYRINIIDTPGHADFSGEVERTLNMADGCLLIVDAQEGPMPQTKFVLSKALQMGLKPIVIINKIDKPGSRIFEVKDELDNLFLELAVNEDQLHYPIYYSIGREGKAWDEMPEDTSVDANLNPIFDAIIADIPAPDVAPDKPFQLLVTALSWDNFQGKYAVGRVSRGSAVPGMPVALCKKNGSIVKGKIEKIYESQGLTKLVIPEAISGDIVSVTGVADAQIGETIADINHPEALPVIAIEPPTLQIYLGPNTSPFKGKEGDFTTTRQISDRLQKELETNVGLRVEQEGLGFKVSGRGELHLSVLIEAMRREGYEFEVGRPQVVTMNEDGVVKEPIEHVTIEVPSEHVGAVQMELGTRRAELQSQHTTSSGAMRLTYVMPTRAMLGMRNVLLTSTKGTVIMNSISAGYEPLGADLRQLRNGVLIAWEQGTATPYALQTAQERGTCFIGPGANVYAGQIIGLNTRSGDLEINVAKEKHLTNMRSSSSDGVVQLTPPVTMSLEQCIDFIENDELLEVTPKNLRLRKKELNHNQRKRKT